In Candidatus Woesearchaeota archaeon, a genomic segment contains:
- a CDS encoding DEAD/DEAH box helicase: protein MLNGLTPRLYQETILNTAVKANTLAVLPTGLGKTAIAAMLMTQRIDNYPDSKMLFLAPTKPLAQQHEKTLKKFFPKLEEKIVLFTGTIKPEKRKELFEQNQIIISTPQGLENDIISRRIKLEEVSLLIFDEAHRAVKDYAYVFLSKKYHEKAKHERILALTASPGSDQEKILEVCKNLFIEEIEYRSNEDPDVKEYIQEMRQQTINVELTEEMLRIHKFLKNAHESKINEAINLGYLHGATTNYNKTTLLKVIGALQGKIASGEKEYEILKTISLIAEALKIEHALELLETQDIQPLYTYLTDLEKQANTGKVKAVKNLVRDINFRSAKILTEKLLEQGHRHPKLDKLKEETKLQIWNDKKSKIIIFTQYRDSATKIKQILNEEKITSEIFVGQAKKKDTGLSQKQQKQMLEDFTKDKFNCLIATSVGEEGLDIPEVDLVIFYEPIPSAIRTVQRRGRTGRQKEGKVITLLTKGTRDEGYKWAAHHKEKRMYKALKNIKNTLHEKNTQQKQTYKTHNPGFITQNNKQLNEYTSEEEITIKTDYREKGSQVMKELLELKVNLNLEGLQIGDYQLSEHVIVEYKTVKDFVDSIIDGRLLSQAKELKQFFKPLIIIEGTEDIYSQRRIHPNAIRGMLAAITIGLRIPIIQTKNAKDTAALLRQIAKREQTTDQKDWQMHTTKPMNDKEIQEYIISSIPDIGPRLAPALLKQFKTIKNIANAKIEELQEVELIGKIKAKRIKELMDKEYENN from the coding sequence ATGCTAAACGGATTAACTCCAAGACTATATCAAGAAACAATACTTAACACAGCAGTAAAAGCAAACACACTCGCAGTACTCCCGACAGGACTAGGAAAAACAGCAATAGCTGCAATGTTAATGACACAAAGAATAGACAACTATCCAGACTCCAAAATGCTTTTTCTAGCACCAACAAAACCCTTGGCACAACAACACGAAAAAACTCTTAAAAAATTCTTCCCTAAACTAGAAGAAAAAATAGTATTATTCACAGGAACAATAAAACCAGAAAAAAGAAAAGAACTATTTGAACAAAACCAAATAATAATAAGCACACCTCAAGGACTAGAAAACGATATAATTTCAAGAAGAATAAAACTTGAAGAAGTATCTTTGTTGATTTTTGACGAGGCTCATCGCGCCGTAAAAGACTATGCTTACGTTTTTTTAAGCAAAAAATATCATGAAAAAGCAAAACATGAACGAATACTCGCATTAACCGCGAGTCCTGGAAGTGATCAAGAAAAAATCTTAGAAGTCTGCAAAAATTTATTCATAGAAGAAATAGAATACAGAAGCAACGAGGACCCCGACGTAAAAGAATACATACAAGAAATGAGACAACAAACAATAAACGTAGAACTGACAGAAGAAATGCTAAGAATACACAAATTCCTAAAAAATGCACACGAAAGCAAAATAAACGAAGCAATAAACCTAGGCTACTTACACGGAGCAACCACAAACTACAACAAAACCACCCTCCTAAAAGTAATAGGAGCGCTGCAAGGAAAAATAGCGAGCGGAGAAAAAGAATACGAAATACTAAAAACAATATCTTTAATAGCTGAAGCACTAAAAATAGAACACGCACTAGAACTACTAGAAACACAAGACATTCAACCACTATATACATACCTAACAGACCTAGAAAAACAAGCAAACACAGGAAAAGTAAAAGCGGTTAAAAACTTAGTAAGAGACATAAACTTTAGATCCGCGAAAATACTAACAGAAAAACTCCTAGAACAAGGACACAGACACCCAAAACTGGATAAACTAAAAGAAGAAACAAAACTGCAAATATGGAATGATAAAAAAAGCAAAATAATAATATTCACACAATATAGAGATTCTGCAACAAAAATAAAACAGATCTTAAACGAAGAAAAAATAACCTCTGAAATATTTGTAGGACAAGCCAAAAAAAAAGATACTGGCTTAAGTCAAAAACAACAAAAACAAATGCTAGAAGACTTTACAAAAGACAAATTCAACTGCTTAATAGCAACTAGCGTGGGAGAGGAAGGATTGGATATCCCTGAAGTAGACTTAGTAATATTTTACGAACCCATACCTTCTGCAATACGCACAGTACAAAGAAGAGGAAGAACAGGAAGACAAAAAGAAGGAAAAGTCATAACGCTACTGACAAAGGGAACAAGAGATGAAGGATACAAATGGGCAGCACATCACAAAGAAAAAAGAATGTACAAAGCCCTAAAAAATATAAAAAACACACTCCACGAAAAAAACACACAACAAAAACAAACATATAAAACGCATAATCCAGGATTCATAACACAAAACAACAAACAACTAAACGAATACACAAGCGAAGAAGAAATCACAATAAAAACAGACTACAGAGAAAAAGGCTCTCAAGTCATGAAAGAGCTGCTAGAACTAAAAGTAAATTTAAACCTAGAAGGCCTACAAATAGGAGATTATCAACTGTCAGAGCACGTAATAGTAGAATACAAAACAGTAAAAGACTTTGTAGACAGCATCATTGATGGACGATTACTAAGCCAAGCAAAAGAACTCAAACAATTCTTCAAACCACTAATAATCATAGAAGGAACAGAAGACATATACAGTCAAAGAAGAATACATCCAAACGCGATAAGAGGAATGCTGGCAGCAATAACAATAGGCCTGAGAATACCAATAATACAAACAAAAAATGCAAAAGACACCGCTGCACTACTAAGACAAATAGCAAAAAGAGAACAAACCACAGATCAAAAAGACTGGCAGATGCACACAACCAAACCTATGAATGATAAAGAAATACAAGAATATATAATTTCAAGCATACCAGACATCGGACCAAGACTTGCACCCGCACTACTAAAACAATTTAAAACAATAAAAAACATTGCAAATGCAAAAATAGAAGAATTACAAGAAGTAGAACTCATAGGAAAAATCAAAGCAAAAAGAATCAAAGAGCTCATGGATAAAGAATATGAAAATAACTGA
- a CDS encoding type II toxin-antitoxin system VapC family toxin, whose amino-acid sequence MKGKEEPKKLLKKIGKAVLYISEINVFEIGAGIMMHGSKKEFNVFIDFLENIELIPATTNFALDAAVLSGILKKKGIKIGSMDLLIVGMMQNFGINKIITRNKKHFENIPGIEVISY is encoded by the coding sequence ATGAAAGGTAAGGAAGAACCAAAAAAGCTTCTTAAGAAAATAGGCAAAGCAGTTTTGTACATTTCTGAAATTAATGTTTTTGAAATAGGCGCAGGTATTATGATGCATGGCTCAAAAAAAGAATTTAATGTATTTATTGATTTTTTAGAAAACATAGAGTTGATTCCTGCCACTACAAATTTTGCACTTGATGCCGCGGTTCTTTCTGGAATTTTGAAGAAAAAAGGCATAAAAATAGGGAGCATGGACTTATTGATTGTCGGAATGATGCAAAACTTTGGAATTAATAAGATTATTACTAGGAACAAGAAGCATTTTGAAAATATCCCTGGTATAGAAGTTATTAGTTATTAG
- a CDS encoding antitoxin VapB family protein, producing the protein MTTKTITIMEDAYELLRKAKKDDESFSDVIRRIANKETNIEKFFGVWSDEFADLVEKSILELRERNKEREKWRDEQFTA; encoded by the coding sequence ATGACGACAAAGACCATAACTATAATGGAAGATGCTTATGAATTATTGAGAAAAGCAAAAAAAGATGATGAATCTTTTTCAGATGTTATTAGAAGAATTGCCAATAAAGAAACTAATATTGAAAAGTTCTTTGGTGTTTGGAGTGATGAATTCGCAGATTTAGTAGAAAAAAGCATTCTCGAACTAAGAGAAAGAAATAAAGAAAGAGAAAAATGGAGGGATGAACAATTTACTGCTTAG
- a CDS encoding DoxX family protein, with product MYKQNIKDYAPITLRISISLMFLWFGINQVLDAKNFMGYLPEFILSTNNPEIYVIINGLIEILLGAALIIGIFTRPVSILLSAHLLIISISLGYNDIMIRDMGLTLATIAIFLYGPDKWSLDTYKNKWRQKT from the coding sequence ATGTATAAACAAAACATAAAAGATTATGCTCCAATAACCCTAAGAATAAGCATCTCATTAATGTTTTTATGGTTTGGAATAAATCAAGTACTAGATGCAAAAAATTTTATGGGCTATCTGCCAGAGTTCATACTATCAACTAACAATCCAGAAATATATGTAATAATTAATGGGCTCATAGAAATTCTACTGGGCGCAGCACTAATAATAGGTATATTCACAAGACCTGTCTCCATTTTACTATCAGCGCATTTATTAATAATATCTATAAGTTTGGGATATAATGATATAATGATAAGAGATATGGGACTTACATTAGCAACAATTGCAATATTTCTATATGGACCAGATAAATGGTCTTTAGATACATACAAAAACAAATGGAGGCAAAAAACATGA
- a CDS encoding multicopper oxidase domain-containing protein — MLLLIATITLVACNQSAKTSSPQEQTQQAQVNIDISNKTLQESKNTNTETTKSKKFHLNGINYAFVMNNEQAPDIMVNEGDLVTIEFESQEGFHDWVVDEFNAATEKVRPEDGMTTITFIADKKGTYEYYCSVGSHRAQGMFGNLIVQ; from the coding sequence ATGCTGCTTTTAATTGCGACAATTACGCTTGTTGCGTGCAACCAAAGTGCAAAAACAAGTAGCCCGCAAGAACAAACACAACAAGCGCAAGTAAACATAGACATTTCTAATAAAACCCTGCAAGAATCAAAAAATACAAACACAGAAACAACAAAATCAAAAAAATTCCATTTAAACGGGATAAATTATGCATTCGTAATGAACAATGAACAAGCACCAGATATAATGGTTAACGAAGGAGACTTAGTAACAATAGAATTTGAAAGCCAAGAAGGGTTTCATGACTGGGTTGTAGATGAATTTAATGCGGCAACAGAAAAAGTCAGACCTGAAGATGGAATGACAACAATAACATTCATAGCTGATAAAAAAGGAACATATGAATACTATTGTAGCGTGGGAAGCCACAGAGCTCAAGGAATGTTCGGAAATTTAATAGTACAGTAA
- a CDS encoding DUF192 domain-containing protein, with protein sequence MNKKLIWILLLLITIIMSSCTKQPTACIKEHCFEIEISKTQQTREIGLMHKEYMESNKGMLFIFDRPDNYPFWMKNTIIPLDIIWINSNQEIAHIEEAIPCKNDPCQIYNPNKKALYVLEINQGISKNYKFEEGNKVILKNIN encoded by the coding sequence ATGAATAAAAAATTAATATGGATTTTGCTTCTTCTAATAACAATAATTATGTCTAGCTGCACAAAACAACCAACCGCATGCATAAAAGAACACTGCTTTGAAATAGAAATATCAAAAACGCAACAAACAAGAGAAATAGGTCTAATGCACAAAGAATACATGGAATCAAACAAAGGAATGCTATTTATTTTCGATAGACCAGACAATTATCCGTTCTGGATGAAAAACACAATAATACCGTTAGATATAATTTGGATAAATTCAAATCAAGAAATAGCCCACATAGAAGAAGCAATACCTTGTAAAAATGATCCCTGTCAAATATATAATCCCAATAAAAAAGCACTATACGTGCTAGAAATAAACCAAGGCATATCAAAAAACTACAAATTTGAAGAAGGAAACAAAGTAATATTAAAAAACATAAACTAA
- a CDS encoding SET domain-containing protein-lysine N-methyltransferase has protein sequence MNTTNEWIKIKKSKVHGTGVYAIKDIPKNTKIIEYLGEKITKKESDKRATNQIKKHEKNKKENGAVYIFELNKTHDIDGNVPWNTAKYINHACETNAETINENGHIWIISTKKIKKGEEIHYNYGYDIENFEDHPCNCGSKKCIGYIVAEKHWSKIKEKVKKKNKKTNTKKHKQSK, from the coding sequence ATGAATACAACAAACGAATGGATAAAAATTAAAAAATCAAAAGTGCACGGCACAGGAGTATATGCAATAAAAGACATTCCAAAAAACACAAAAATAATAGAATATTTAGGAGAAAAAATAACAAAAAAAGAATCAGACAAAAGAGCAACAAACCAAATAAAAAAACATGAAAAAAATAAAAAAGAAAACGGTGCAGTATATATATTTGAATTAAATAAGACTCATGACATAGATGGAAATGTGCCTTGGAACACTGCCAAATACATAAACCATGCTTGCGAAACAAATGCAGAAACAATAAATGAAAATGGACACATATGGATAATCTCCACAAAAAAAATAAAGAAAGGAGAAGAAATACACTACAACTACGGATACGATATAGAAAACTTTGAAGATCATCCATGCAACTGTGGTTCAAAAAAATGCATAGGATATATAGTTGCAGAAAAACACTGGTCAAAAATAAAAGAAAAGGTTAAAAAAAAGAACAAAAAAACAAATACAAAAAAACACAAACAATCAAAATAA